DNA from Triticum aestivum cultivar Chinese Spring chromosome 7D, IWGSC CS RefSeq v2.1, whole genome shotgun sequence:
TACCCGCACTAAAACTTGATTGCCGCAATGATCCACCATAGTACCAAATGCAACATAGTTTGTAAATACGAGATAATATCAGGGGTGTTACAGCTAAAAGGACCACACGATGAATGTTTGCCAAAAGCACCCTTTGCCATTGGTTTGCCAACCCCGTCGCGCATTCGGGGGTTTGTGGGGTTTCTGTCGTGTCGTGTGCCGAAGTGAAGAGGCGCCGGAGAAGTGGCAGGCAGACAGACCCGCCATGTGAGTGAGAGTGAGAGCGAGAGCCGGAGAAGCGAGACCACTCCTCTCCTCCGcccccgtccccctccaccatCCGCGGCTCCACACCATGGCCTCCTCCCTCTACTCCGGTCAGCGCCGACCCCGCGACCCGCCCGCTTTCCCCCCCTCTACATTTCCGCCTACTTTTTTCTTGGAATGTCCTTTTTTTTTCCTGGCCAAGCTTCGCCTATGCTCTGTGGACGTGCCCGCGATCCGCCGGCGGGCTCGTCAGGCGGCCGATTCCCGACGCGATCGGCGTTGATCCTGTTCTGCATGTTCTTTTGGGAGGGGGGATTGGCCCCTGCCCCCCGGGTCGGCTGCGAGCTAGGGCTTGTCCTCGAAAAGTCGAAATCGCGGCTATTCTTGCCCACGTCTGCGTGTTTCTGCCCGGTCCGGTCGCGGATTTTAGGCCGTACGATTCGCCATGGTTGGGATTCCTGCAATGTGCGCGTAGAATTTCACCGCCTGGTCGCAAACTAGGGCTCGTCTGTGGGTGGTCTGTCAGTGTAGTACTGTAGTATCGTCACCTTGATGAAATTGATGGGCAAGAAACGAGATAGGTTGCTCTTTTCTCGATGCTCTGTTCGTGACTTCGTGTGCGTGCGGTTATCGTTGCTGCATTGTGTTTCCTCTGCTTTTGGTAGATGGCATTTGCGCATTTACTTGTCAGGATTCACTAATGCACATATGATTTTTACTGTCCATAACCCATTTGAGAAGGGGTAAGGTTAGTTGGTTGCGCGCCGGGTTTCTTTGTCGCATTAGAAGTCGTGTCAGGCAGAATTTGGCTGACCGTTGAATGGATATTGGAGTTACCCAGCACATGATTCATGTTATAACGTGATCTTATTGCAAtcatatgattattattattgatTTTCATCACCATTTGTGGAGAAATGCTATCCATTCCTTCTCAGTTAGTGTAAATTGCCCGGCGAGGACATGATCTCATTGGCTACATCCAGTGAGTAGTGCACAGCACATATTTTTTATGCCTGCATACATGATTAAACTCAGGATAATGCACATTATCACTGAAGACACATAAATAAATCATTTTTGGGCCATGTTTTCTTTTACTTCATAACGCCTTTTTTAGAAGAATAATGTATACTAAAGATGCACTGCACATTACTAATTCTGCTTCAGATAACATGTTCTCCTTTTAGTATAAGACATTATGTCTAGCCCGCAAGCTTATATGTATTTACTGTACCTTTAACTTAAGCCAACCAACTATTATGTTCTTGAAGAGATCTGCGATACTCTTACTGTTTATTTCCTCCACTATATGTTGGATAACATATTGTTGGTTACCAATCTACCACTACTTTGAGAATATTCCAAAAACAATTTGTCAGCAACTGTAACATTTTGGTTCTCCAGGATGTATTGCTGATCCAGATAGATGCCGTTTGCTGAGTGTCGATGCAAAGAGAGAACTTGTCCTTCAATTATCGAAGTGTCCGCATATTGCACTTGGATTGCTACATGAATGGACAAGCCATGATATCAAGCAGATTCTCTTCTCTGTGTTATGTAGAGAGAATAAATATGAAGGGGTATCAAAGAAAATAATGCTAAAGTATCTCTTCCAAGCTGTGAACGGGGAGCCTTCTGGCCGTGGTAAACGTGTATCCAAGTCAGACCCTGAGCAAAACTCAAGCACTCTCCAGTTCTCTCACAAAAAACTGAGAAAGAATGATGCTACACTGCTTCCAGTTATTGTCAGCACTCCAGTAACAGCTGGTGTAAGTGCACCAACAAACAGTGCATGCCAAAATTCAGCTTGCAGGGCTAGTCTTAATCCAGCAGATAAATTTTGCAGACGTTGCTCATGCTGTATCTGTTTTAAGTATGATGACAATAAGGATCCTAGCCTCTGGCTGTCCTGCAATTCAGACCAACCCTTGCAGGGAGAGTCATGTGGTTTGTCATGCCACTTGGAATGTGCACTCGGGGATGAAAGATCCGGAATTCTGCAGAGTGGACAGTCAAAGAAACTTGATGGTTCTTATTACTGCATCCACTGCGGGAAACAAAATGATTTACTTGGGTATTTCTCTGAAACACTTTCCAGTTATATGTTTGTATTCTAATGTTAGAATTACTCAGACGTATCTGTTTCAGTACTTGTGCTCCCAGTCTTACTTGTCAGCTGCAGTATCGCATGAATTTTATTCTTGCAAATCTCAAAATGATTGAAAAATTCAGGATGGTTCAGCTTTTAGCCTAAAATTTACGATATAAATAACCAGTCTAACATATATGTTGTGTAGAGTTGGTACGCGAGTATCGCAATAATGTCTCTTTAGTTGTCGATCTGAGCTGTCTAGATTCAGTACAGTGGTTAAGATAACTATTTGTTTCTGCTACTATAAGATTATTTCTCATTTATATGTTAGGCTTTTCAGTTATGGTAATTAAGTGAAATAAAAAGACGGGGGCCAAATTCCTACTATGCACCCACAGTAACTTTATTTTTTTACTGTCGTATTTTCACCTTGTGTGATTTATACTTGTTTGTAAGCACCCGTGAGGTTGTACTTGTTCGTAATCACCCCGCCCTGATTCATAATTTTACTTGGGGTGCTAGAGTGTCTTCCTTATACCTCTCTGTTTGTGAATAATAGTCAGGATACCCTTGCTATCTATGTTTCCATAAACATAATGTCAAAATGGAAGGAAAGAAACAGTAGTACTTGGCATGGTTGAATAACAAAGTTGGTCGGGGATGAGTTATTTTCTCAGCATTTTATCTGTAAACATCTGAATGATAAAGCGTTTTCAGGAATTTGATTTGTTTTTTCCAGTGGGAAATGGTCCTATCAACCGGAAGACCTAATCTGTATATTAGAGAGTGCAAGCAAGTATAGTTATTAAGGATGACCATGTAATTTCATTTTCTCAGGTGCTGGAAGAAACAACTATTGATAGCAAAAGATGCTCGGAGGTCTGATGTATTGTGCCATCGGATATCTCTTAGTCATAAGCTCCTCGTATCCACTAAGAAGTACTTGGTCCTCCATGAGTTTGTGGATACAGCATTGAAGAAGCTGGAGGGTGAGCTTGGTCCGATTACTGGCCTTGAAGATAAGGGTCGGGGAATTGTTGGTCGTCTTGTTGTAGGTGCTGAAGTTCAGAAGCTTTGCAGCTGCGCCATAGAGACTCTGGAATCTATGTTATCTGGTGCATTAACAGCTGAGTCGCAAACCCAGAGTAAGTTTCCATGCTTCCTTTTTTTTTCTCATGTATGTATACCTGTAACTGAAATGGATGCTTATGCACATATCACTTGTAACTCAGGTTCTTGTGTGGTACCATCAAATTTCATAAGGCTTGAGGATATATCCCATGAATCTGTCACTGTAGTTTTTGACCTGCATGTATGCCCCATGCTCTCTCAAGGTTTAACTGGCTTTAACCTGTGGCACCGGAAGGCCAGCGAAGAACATTATCCCTCAAACCCAACAGGCATAGTACCGACGCCATCGACAATGCTAGTGGTCAGAGGACTTGCTCCATGTACATCCTATGTCATCAAGGTTGTTGCATTCACCAACTCAAAGGAGATTGGGTCGTGGGAAGTCAGGACAAATACCACTAACTGCCCCAAGGAACCAGATGCAAAAGATTCGATGCCCGTGGATGCTGGAAAAGATCTGAATAACACAAGCGCGAAGACAAATAGCAGTGGTCTGTCGAATCCTTCTTCTCAAGACGTGGAATCGTACAATGACAGTAGCACTTCTGCCGATCTCAGCAGGTCGCCGGAAAGCGACGTTGAATACTGGACAAGTCTTGGAAAGGCACCTCATCGCCGCAATGAAACCGACAGTGACTCACGAGATCTTAAAACAGGTGTTGCTGGGGTAACTAAAGCTGACGAGCTGGAGGAAGCTCCTAGGGGATCGCCATCAGCTctagacgacgacgacgacgacgaagaggaacCTGGTTCAGCTGCTGAAGCAGCTCTGCCAAAGAGGCCGTCAGAGTTGATGGTGTGTAGCCGGGAAGCTCTGAAGCAAAACCTGGCGACCATCTGCTCAGAGATTGCATCACAGGAGCACACTGGAAGCGAGTCGGTTGCTCCACCCGAACACCGCGGCTCACCGCCACGCGTGACACAGGAAGGGACTGAGAACCGCAAGGGGGTTTCTGCAAGGTGTGTTCAAGCAAAGTCCGATGACCATATTCCTCAAGATGACAGTTCGAAGGCTGAAATGGAGGACCCCGGGAGTCTGTCATGCAAAGGAACCCCTGGGAAACCTGAGAACAGTGGACACAATGATGGTGGACCTTCAGCGCCCCACACGTCTGCTCAAGCGCCTCCTCTTCGGAAGCCCTCGAACTTGCCGCAGCGCCACAAGCAGGGGATCGACATTGTACCGGAGAACGCGCCGGGCTCGCCGGTTCCCATGACAGGGAATGGGAGCAAGCCAAAGAACGATGGCCGTGTTCCTCAGCCTTGCCCTCTGAAACCTGGGCCAGAGCCAGGAAAACCCGAGGACGCCGCGCGCACGGACGCGGACGCCTATGTGTACTGTGTCAAGGTGATCAGGTGGCTGGAATGCGAGGGCTACGTCGAGGCCAGCTTCAGGGTGAAGTTCCTGACGTGGCTGAGCCTGCGGGCGACCCGGCACGAGAAGAGGGTGGTCAGCGTGTTTGTGGACGCCTTCATCGACGATCCTGCGAGCCTCGCCGGCCAGCTAAGGGACACCTTCTCCGAGGCGATCTACAGCAAGAGGCCGCCTATGGCGCCGTAGACGTAGAGTCTCTGCGTGGAACTTCAGCGCTGGGAACGGCGGGAGGTCTTCTTTTTTTGTGAATGGAATGATAAGGGGGGTTGCCATCATCTACTGTTAGATGTATCCCTAGCTCCATACTTCAGTACCAAGTAGCTTATACTGTTAACTAAGGTAACTAACCCTTGCACGTTATGTTTTGTTAACTCCCGCCCTCCCCCTCCTTTGAAAGTTAAACACACCTTAAGCAGCATGAAGCACCAGGAACTTTGCAACCTGGAACGGCGTTTATTTCGAAATCTTGAGGTGAGTGTGTGCTGCTGGTCAAGTTAAAGTTTGATCATTTCTCAAGCTTGATGATTGTCAAGTTTGAATGTGCTGGCTAAAAGCAGCATCAGTGTCATCAGTTCACCCAAGATCCGCAGGACAAATAACTACTAGGTTTGTGCCAGAAAAGCGTCTTGCGTGACGGGGAAAGAGTGAAAAAAGAAAGAGATTCATCAGCTATGGAATCTGACAGGTATCGGTATTGAACAGAGGGGGCTGTTCACAAAGCATCCCATGGATGGTAATGGTGCTTCCCCAGCTGCTGTTCCTACTCCTTTGGCTGGTGCCAAATTCATCAAACGCCCGAGCTGCCCGCCCGGTCACGATTTTTCGACCCAGACGGACGTCTCAAACGGGTCTCAAACACCTAGGTTGACCGGCAccttcatatccagcccaaatatggggcgcccGGGCATGCCTGCCACGTCGGACTCGGCCCATGCTGGCCCACCCGACCTCACATATATTCCTTCCCAGCCGCTCGCCGGACCAAATCCTAGCCATTTCACTCCACTCCTCTCCGCCACCCGAGCTCACCTTCGGCGGGATTCGGCCGTCTCCGGCATGGCAGACAACGGATCTGACGTCGACCAGTCTGGATCCGTCGACTGGGGTGTCATCCCgtgcgggttggaggaggcaatggcgtTCTGCATTGCCTCCGGCGGGATCCCGCCGTCTCCGGCATGGCAGGCACCGGACCTCAAGTGGGGTGTCATCCCGTGCGGGTTGGAGGAGGCATCGTCGGTCCGCATTGCACTCTGCCGCTCACGGGAGGACAGCGCCCGGCCGATGGACGGATCTGTCGGCTGTGACTCCATAGCGTCGGCTCAACGGGCGCTCGAGTCCTCTGGGCCGAATCATCGCGGCCCTTCTCCTTCCTCATCATTGGTCGGGCAGATTATGAGTCCCACCGGGAATGAGCAGcccgccgtgggaaggagaggataagggcctcCGAGGCTCGTATCACGGCGGAAATGGCAGCGGCGGAGGCAGCTGATGCGGTGGCGCGGGTGGctgcagaggaggaagccatccgcgcCCGCGTTGTGAAGAAATGACAGCGGAGGAACACGTGCGCCCTCGCCTGAGAGCAGAATCGGGCGGTCCGTGCCATGGTCGgactgccaccgaaggagaaggtGAACAGTGACGGCGAGGACAGCTCTGGCGATGAGCAGATCCGGCTCGATCTGTATTGCGTCTTCGACCGGTACTTTCGCGTGAAGGACGGCAAGGGCGCCGAGAAGGGCAAGGGCAGCCGTGGATgatctccaccatagccaaacatgtcaaattttGGTAGTTCAATGACATGTTTAGTTAGTAGTGATGAAGTAGCCGGACGATAGGTGTGCATCGgcgtagttgcatgagtttgtatcgATTTGAGATATGATAATTGAGGTCCGGATATGGATTATATTATTTGAGAAATGCCCGATGAGTCTCACGCTAATAGGACTCTGTCTCGGTTGGTGCGGTGGATGGGGATCCCATAAGGCTGGTGGCTGCCGTCGCGTCGCTGTGGGGAGTCTCTCGAGGGATGTGGCTGGCCTGGATTGAGATCAAGGCTAGCGCACAACGTTTGCGCCAGGGGGGCGCGGCTCGGTCTTCTCCGGCGCTGGCGTAGCCGGAGAGCCGCCGGACCTCCTCGCTTGGAACCTGGAGGTGGCCACATGCAGGCGTGCGTCTTGTTCGTGCTCTGCCTTGGGCTTCGTCTGTCGGTGCTCAAGGTCCAGCGAGTTGCGAGAGCTCTGGCGGATTCGGGCGGTGCACAACGGTCAGCGGGTGTGCGGGCCGGCGCCTGGGTGTCGCCACCCGGATCCGGAGCGTGGCATAGCAGTGGTGCTGGTGATGGTGAGCGTCGTCGGCGTGGGTTGGAGCGTGCGACGGCGGCGTGGTTGGCCTCTGGCGGTGGATGGGCGTGACTGTTTGACGGGTGGCTCGGCGGCATGCGGTAGTTGTTGCAGCCTTGTTTGTGGCTTGCTGAAGCCCTCGTTGCAGTAACGAAGGAAGAGCAGTGCTATTAATTAAACCCATTAAGCTACGTggcggccaaccagctatgccatgTGGCGCAATCTGATTGGCCGCTGTGAGAAatcttttgaatttttttaaataaagatgtggattatttttttaaatgtattatttttctttttagatggaggtgaggaCCATTGGTATTTTTTAAATGAAGGGTTATGCAAAGTGACACTCGTTGGTAGGCTGCGGtggtaatttttttcttttttatttttttcttagatGAAGGTGGGGATTTTTTTCTGAGATGTTTTTTTAGACGGAAGCGAGGACTCTATGTATTTAAAAATAATGGAAATATGCGCACAACTTCCTCTCAAGCGGCGCCACAGGGTGACGCCCAACCACTAGTACACACCATAGTGTGCAGACGGCATAATGAAATGCAGTGGTCGTGCACATATTCATCGTTTGCAAAACAGTTTTATTTAAAAAACTTAAAATGTGTTCAGGTTATTTAAATAGGTTTGAACCGAAAGCAACGGTTTGCAGCCCTGCACTATGCACTATTAGGCTAAATTCGGTTGCTGAACACGTGGTTCGTCCTTCACAGACTGCTTTTATTTAAGAAAAAAAACATCCTATCCTTCATGAAATAGTTCATGAATTACATCGGAAAAAGTTAAATGGGATGGTACTTaaaataaactttgaaaaatcttaTGACAAAGTGAAATGGCCATTTCTTCAACAGACTAtcagaatgaaaggattttctgCAGAGTGGCGCGCTATGATCCATAGCTTCATTTCTGGAGGTAATGTTGCCATTAAGGTCAATGATGACGGTGGACACTATTTTCAAACGAAGAAGGGATTGCGACAAGGTGACTCGTTATAgcccatgctattcaatatagtggcggatatgctagcggtcatgattgagcgtgccaaagttaatggccaaattgatggggtagtaagtcatctagttgatggtggcctctctatacttcaatatgccgacgatacgattcttgttggggaacatagtaatttcaaaaaatttcctacgcacactcaagatcatggtgatgcatagcaacgcgagggaagggtgttgtccacgtaccctcgtagaccgaaagcggaagcgttagcacaacgcggttgatgtagtcgtacgtcttcacgatccgaccgatcaagtaccgaacgcacggcacctccgagttcagcacacgttcagcccgatgacgtccctcgaactccgatccagccgagtgttgagggagagtttcgtcagcacgacggcgtggtgacgatgatgatgttctaccgacgcagggcttcgcctaaacaccgctacagtattatcgaggtggactatggtggaggggggcaccgcacacggctaaaagatcaaatgatcaattgttgtgtctctagggtgccccctgcccccgtatataaaggagcaagggggagaggtgcggccggccaggaggggcgcgccaggaggagtcctactcccaccgggagtaggactccctcccttccttgttggactaggagagaagagggaaggagagagggggaaaggaaagggggggggggggcgccgcacccctccttgtccaattcggacatggggggaggggcacgcggctgcccctgaaggaaatatgccctagaggcaataataaagttattatttatttccttatatcatgataaatgtttattattcatgctagaattgtattaaccggaaacataatacatgtgtgaatacatagacaaacatagtgtcactagtatgcctctacttgacta
Protein-coding regions in this window:
- the LOC123169027 gene encoding VIN3-like protein 2, which translates into the protein MASSLYSGCIADPDRCRLLSVDAKRELVLQLSKCPHIALGLLHEWTSHDIKQILFSVLCRENKYEGVSKKIMLKYLFQAVNGEPSGRGKRVSKSDPEQNSSTLQFSHKKLRKNDATLLPVIVSTPVTAGVSAPTNSACQNSACRASLNPADKFCRRCSCCICFKYDDNKDPSLWLSCNSDQPLQGESCGLSCHLECALGDERSGILQSGQSKKLDGSYYCIHCGKQNDLLGCWKKQLLIAKDARRSDVLCHRISLSHKLLVSTKKYLVLHEFVDTALKKLEGELGPITGLEDKGRGIVGRLVVGAEVQKLCSCAIETLESMLSGALTAESQTQSSCVVPSNFIRLEDISHESVTVVFDLHVCPMLSQGLTGFNLWHRKASEEHYPSNPTGIVPTPSTMLVVRGLAPCTSYVIKVVAFTNSKEIGSWEVRTNTTNCPKEPDAKDSMPVDAGKDLNNTSAKTNSSGLSNPSSQDVESYNDSSTSADLSRSPESDVEYWTSLGKAPHRRNETDSDSRDLKTGVAGVTKADELEEAPRGSPSALDDDDDDEEEPGSAAEAALPKRPSELMVCSREALKQNLATICSEIASQEHTGSESVAPPEHRGSPPRVTQEGTENRKGVSARCVQAKSDDHIPQDDSSKAEMEDPGSLSCKGTPGKPENSGHNDGGPSAPHTSAQAPPLRKPSNLPQRHKQGIDIVPENAPGSPVPMTGNGSKPKNDGRVPQPCPLKPGPEPGKPEDAARTDADAYVYCVKVIRWLECEGYVEASFRVKFLTWLSLRATRHEKRVVSVFVDAFIDDPASLAGQLRDTFSEAIYSKRPPMAP